The window GGAGGCAAAGGGGAGCATGGGGGGGGGTGTTGGGGGCTTCCCATCCTTggcctcccctcttccttccctagGTCCCAGCACCCCCGTCCCCCATCCCCCATCCCTGGACCCTCTGCCGGCCAGAGCTGGGACAGCGGGAGCAGAACGTGGCCagacttcatttcttttctctgagaCCAGGAACAAGCAGAACTTGGATTAAGGTTGTTCCAGCCGGTGGTTCTGGGGAGCAGagtggaggagggggtggggaccTGGCCAGGAGCCTAGTTGtgagtgtgtgattgtgtgtatgtgtgtgcatgcgaGTGCGCACAGGGAGCCTGCAGCCCCAGGCCTGTACAAGTGGGGGCCCCTGCTGCGCATGAGCGCGAGTCCTCGGccccagtgggggggggggggggtccctgcTGGGAATGAGACCCCTCAGCTGCAGCTCTCAGGGCCTTGTGGACGAACCCTCTCTCCCGGCACTGGGGGCACGAGAGCCTCCGAGGCGAGCTGGGCTCCCATCAGCCCCTCCCCATGTCCATGAACCGTCCCAGCATCCTCTGGGTTGTGAAGAGCGATGGGAAAGAATCAGAATTTCCCTGAGTTGAGGGCACCACAGACCCCTAGTCTTGCACTGGGGGTGGCTgagagttttggggttccctcaCATCTACCCCCAGAACTTCCCGCTCctgtccctccccccacccccagaggATGCCCTTAGGCTTCCCAGCCCATGTGGGCGcctgccctccctccctgccctcgGGGCCCccggcctcccccccccccccccccccctctttcaCTGACTCCCAGGTGAGGCAGGGACGGCTCCGTGGGGCCCGTGGCTTCCTCCCCAGGCCGGGAGGGGCATCTCTGTGCCCAGAGCCCAGGCCCCAGTGGCACCTTCTGGCGGTCCCCGGGCCAGGCGCCCCTGGAGGCCGGGGTCGGAACCCAGAGCCCCCCCTCCCCAGCAGGACCCACGGCGGGAGGCCGTTTCTCCCCTGGCGTGGACGCGATGAACAACAGCACAAGCTGAGGCTGGAGCCTTTTATTGGGATCTAGGAGATGAGGGGTTCCCCGACCCCCGTGAGACCCCCGAGGAGCTCCCGCGGCGGACGAGGCGGCCTCGCTCTCAGCCCCACTGGGCGCCGGGCTGCGGGGGCCATCCCCCCGGGGGCGGGGCCCGCAGGGACGGCGGCAGGTCCTGGAGGGGCGGCCACCCAGGGGGGTACTGGAAGACGGCCGGCTTGGCTGGCAGCACACTAGGAGAGAGGAGCACAGAGTTAGCCACTGGGACCCTACGTCTCCTCCCAGCTACCCAGGGAGGCCCCACCCCCTCCATCCCACGTCCCCTCAGACTCTGCCGGGTTCCTCCCATCCCCCCAACAGCAGGGACTGACCCGTGGACCCCGGTGGAACCTTCCCCATCCCATAAGCCCCAAGCCCCTCCTCTACTCAGCGCTCCCTTCCTTGGCCACTGAAGCGACTAAGAGAGGAGGCAAGGAGGCCTCCCGGAGGTCCCACCAACACCCTCTGGGGCAGATCCCGGGGAAAGCTGGGGTCTTTTATGGATGAGCACATCAAGAGCTCCCCCGTGTCCGGGCTTTAAGGTTCAAGCGTTTTCTTCAGGGCAACTTCATTTTAGAACCCAGGAAACGGCTCCCAGAGCCGAGTGAGGATTTGTATTTGGGGCTTCTAGCTCTGAGTCCAGAGCGCCTTCCactttcctgcctcagtttccccaggtgtaaaatgggggaaggggactGACCGGCCAATTTCCAGAGGCCCAGTGAGGCTCGGAAGGCCTCCGGATCCCGGGCGATGGGTCAGGCTCTGGCCAGCCCGGCTTCTCCAtgccccccaccccagcccctcTCTAAGCTCTTATTGCCGCAATTCAGGCTGAATGAGGCGGGTATTCTGCTGATCAACGCCTAGAGGGTCCTCGCTAGAGTCCGTTCCAGCTGCATCCTTCTCTTTCCTGTTCTAAAGTCTCTCTGGGCCTAGAACTCTGTGTTTGTATGCAGCGTCTTCTTGAAACCTCCCCGATTCCCCCTTGTCCTTTCCCCAGCCCCCTTAATCCCTCTCCCCCCGGGCCTTCAGCTCTGAGACCAGAAAGGCAGtaatggggagaaagagaaaaatccagaaccagcccccccccccccccccagcagacAGAACTCCAGCCCAGGGGCGCCTGGCAGAAAGGAACCTCAACTCTGGCAGAAAAGACTAGAGACATTAGGAGGATAAACAAGAACTCCGAGGGGGCCATGGCCCGCGATGCCAGCCCTGGCCCTGGTCCCGCCCATTCAATAGGAAGACTGACTGTTCTCCTATTAGATGTGAATTTAGGGGCAGGGGTGGCAGAGAGATAGGGTGGGGGCAGGGGGTGGCAGAGAGATGGGGCAGGGAGAAGACTGGAGTTGGGGCTAAGACAGGGTAGTCCTAAAGGCTCATGAGCCCCTCCCTTTCGACATCTGTCCTGATGCTGACAAAAGAGGCTGAAATCTAGCCCATGCTCTGTGCCCCAAGGTAGGCTGGGGCCAGAGCATGGCGGCCAAACCTCGCCAGTCTAGGCACGCGTGCTCAACACCTCAGGGGGTGGTAGACGGGGCCTGTTGCCCATTTTACAGCCCAGAACGGTCAAGGAAATtgtaaagtcacacagctagttactGACAGCTCTGGGGGCCTAACACTTGGTCTTGGTCCTGTGCTCTTGCAATTTAAgggtacatgtacacacacacacacacacacacccctccccctCCGGCTGCAGTTCAGTGTGGTTAGCAGCTGCTGGGACCAGGAGCCAGGGCTGTAACAACAAGCCTTTCTGGGAGACAAGGGACACTTGCCGTTCCCTAAAAACAGAGGCTGCGTCGTTATGAAACCACAGGCGGGGCTACATTTGGGAGCGAACGAGGAACAAAAATGGCCGAGGTTCCCAAGACACACGGCAGCTGTCGTGAGAACGAGCCCCCGTCGGAGAGCGCTGGCCGGGGGCCAACTCTCCCCATCGCCGCTGCCATCATCAAAGTAATAGCTTCCCACTCACAGTCCGGTTTTCTAGGCTGGAACAGACCTTTAAAAACAGGAATTAATTCTGGCTCCTGGCACCCTGGGGAGGCAGGTGAAGGAAGTGCCAACGGCAGCTGAGAAAACGGGGCGCCTGGGGAAAAAGTGCCCAGATTGCTCAAGGTCAGGAGCGTGAGGATCTGGAGAAGAAATCCAAGAACTCTCCACCCCCAGAGGCTGCTCTCAATAGCACGTTctccagaagaaaagaaaaccagggGTTCCAGACGTACCAAAGAGCCCCCCGAGCCGTCCTAATCCTAAACTAGACTTAGAATCTGGAGGGTCGGCTAGCCCCAACCCCTCACTGTACATGGCCCCGGAGGTCAAGGGCACGGCCCATGATCACACATATTATAAGCCAGGGTTTGAATCCGGGGCTTTTGCTTCAGCCGATTCCTTTTCTCCCTGTTGGGGTCACATTTAATTAGGAATCAGCGGCCCCGGGAATTGATCCTTAATAAGTACCAGTGATGGCTGAGGGAACGATACACGGTTAGTCTGGGAGACAAAGACTTAGGGGAGAAACAGTGGCTGCCCTGGGCTACCTGAAGGGTCCCCTCCTGGAAGGGGATCAGTTATTCTGCAAGGCCCAAGGGCACCCGCCAAACGGGAAAcagcagctgggtggtgcagggAATAGAGAACTGACACTGGAGACggggaggacccaagttcaaatccagactcagacatctgacacttactagctgtatgaccctggacaagtcacttcaccctgagGTTTTTTTGGgtagttttcaaaatatgtgcatagatagttttcaatgttcacctttgcaaaaccttgtgtcccaaatttttttctccttcccttcatcccagGCCCTCCCTttgacagcaaataatccaatatagttaaCCCTGAGTTTTgtaccaggggaaaaaaaaaagagcagggaGTCGGCCATTCCTGGCTTTAGAAATGAATCCCGGTTTGGGGGACCcaggccctgggttcaaatctcagctccaCACAAAGTGGGCTATGTCACATTAGAGTCTGCACCTCCCCGCAATGGATGCTATAGAGGAAGGGGCGTCCGCACTACTTTGCCTCTGGCCCTAAGGATCATGGGACTTTCCATCCCCATTCTCCCCCGTGAGCTCCTGGAGAACAGGGGCCACGGCATGTTTCTATGGACATCCCCGGCCTTACCCACGTTAGCATTTACTCCTATCTTTAAATCTGAGCCTTGGGGGCacaaagacccgagttcaaatgcagcctcagacgtGGCCAGGTGGCCCCAAGGCTCGTCCCTTACTaccatctgtctcagtttcctcctcagtaaaatggggataatatcagcACTTCCCACCCCAGGTGCTCATGGGGACCAAAGCTCTTGGTCAGCCTGGGATATGAAATCTGATCATCGCCCTTTTGGGAGAGGCCCCAAGAACCCGAGGGGCAAGGACAGAGGCCAGGACCAGGGGCAGGGACTCCGATCCACACAGAGACCAGCAACCCGGAGGCCACTGTCCACCTGACTGGGCTGGAGCCACCTGTGGCCCCAGCTGCCGAGCATGTGCACTGGGAAGCGGGGGATGTTCTGAAGGGGTGGGTACCTGCTGCTCTGGGCAGAGCTCCGCCGCTGGGCCCGCTTCTCCAGCCAGTCTTCGATGCCCCCCTCGGGCACCTCCACGACCTCCTGCTCCCTGGACAGTCGCTCCTCtggatggggagaagagagaaggcaaTTTGAGCCAAGGCCCCTCTGACCCGGCCCCTCCTGAGAGCCGGCCTGGAGGCCGTACCGTGGGCCCTAGCTCTCAGAGGTCAGAAGGGGCCTGGTTCAGTGTTGGAGGCTTGGGGCAAACAGAGCACTGGAAGCCGCAGGGTCCGGGGAAGGGCTGATGGGGAGGAGGCTGGGGAAAGCTTGTGTCGTcgttgtccccccccccccccccccacccccagcctgaGTCTGCGCTGTCTGCGGCTCCGCAGTGGGGAGGGGAGCGGTCCTGGCTGGTGGGGCAGGAGGAGCGGAAGCGGCAGCCTCCCTCCCACCCAGTGCCAGCTAAACACCATCTGGCCGCCAGAGGAAGAGACAGTCATGGGAAGCGGGCGCTGCCAGCGGCCCCGGGGCACCATATGCCCAACTTGGCCCGGCCGGGGGGGAGCGGGGGCTTCGGCCCTGGGGGAGGGACTCCCGGCCGGGCTCATGAATATTCATAGGGGGTGTGGCTTATCCGCCCACAGATGGGAGGGTGACCATTGGGGTGAAAGCCCCGGCCTCCGGGTCACAGCCCCCTGGGCTCTACCTCCCGGCTGGCCGGGGCTCCCTCTCCTTGCCATCCAAGCAGGAGGATTCCCAGGATCCCCCGGGGGAGGCCCCGGCTGTTCCCCAGGGCGGAAGGGCTCTGCCAGGGCCAGTTTTAGCCAGCAGGGGGAACAGTTGCGCCGACCTCCCGGGGCTGCAGGCCGCCAGCCCAGGGGGATGGGCCAGGGGGTCCCCGGGGGGGCATgctcctgcccctgcccctgctgGCCCTGGCCCAATTCTCCCggcccccttctcccctctcgGGGGGGGGCCTGGCTCTCCCCAGTTATTTTCGGGCGCCCCCCATCACCCCCGGCCTGCTCCCTGCTGGGGGGACCCTTCTCCCTAAAGTCCCTCAAAGCCTGGTCCCTCCCAGAGCCCCCGGCCCCAGAGGGAAAGAACAACCCCTCCCCTCCCATGTATTCCCCCCAACCCCAACCACCACACCTGGGGCCtcatttatccataaaatggcaAATCCCCTCGGCTCCCCTCCCCGGTACTCCCCACAACCCCCGTCCTGGGCCCAAACTCTCCAAGTCCCCGGCTCATGTAAACGGCGTTGGTCAATCACACACCAGCAACAAAACCCCTTAGGGAGGGACAACCCCCCAAAGGGAAAAACAAGGGGAAACCCCAGGGAGGGATGGGggaacaaacaaaaacccaagggaaacaaaggaaaaacccccaaaggaaggaaaaacaaaacccccaGAAAGAAAaacccccaaagaaaaaaaaaaccccaaagaaagaaagaaacaaaaaccccaagaaaaccccaaaaagaaaaaagaaaccccaagaaagaaaaaaacccccccaaataACTCCCCACCCCATCCTCCACCTTCCAAAACCCCAAaacctcttttctctccctccaccaAAAACCCTTCCAAACCATCTCAAaaccagaaaacagaaaaaaacaccacccaaaacccaaaaccccctccccccaaaaaaccaaaacccaaaacgcccccccccaccccttatATATTTCCCCAAGGGAACTTCCAACCAAAACTGCCCCCCCTTCCCCTACTTCCAGGaaaacatccccccccccccaaaatcccCAAACTGTCCGGGCaacctccccaccccccctttcACCTACCCCCCCCAAAACCATCTGGGTGGGACAAACCGGGCCCTTCCCCTaacccctcccccctccaccctccccaccgggcccctcctccctcccaccacTCCTCCCCGGGAAACTCTGGCCCCAGGCATGGAGACAGGTGGCAAGGCCTTCGAAAAAGCGACCGAGTCCTGCCCCCCCCCTCAACCCCCACCTGCAGCTTTGGTGCCCCCCAACCTGCCCCAAAGATCgtctcccttttccccttgccCCCCTGGGGTCCCCAGTGCCCCGAGACCTCAGCCCCCTTCCCCCACACTGGCTCAAGCCCCGACCAGGCACACCCACCCAGCTGGCGTCTCCCCTCCCCCGGGGCCTGGTCGGGCGCCAAACCCCGGTGTCTGTCACATACCCCTCTCCCCCCTTTGGAGCCCACCTCGGAAGAGGTCGTACCAGACCTTCTTGGCCCTCAGGTGTTGGACCCCGTTCAGGTGCTTCTTGCGGTTGTGGATTTTCCTGGAGGAAAGGCGGTCCGATGCAAAGTATCTTTTCCCCCAGGGGCCCCGAGGCTGCTCAGACTCTGGGAGGCAAGCAGGCATGCCCTTCCACAAGGTCTGGTCCCGGCCCCTGGGGTCCATCCCCCAGAGCGCTTGGTTCTCACACCCAACAACGAACGGGGCACGTGCACCATGCTGCCAAGGAACGGAAGCAGCCGTGGCGCTGCCCAGGGTCACTCCTGTTCGGATCTGACAGGACATTCAGGAC of the Sarcophilus harrisii chromosome 1, mSarHar1.11, whole genome shotgun sequence genome contains:
- the ZMAT5 gene encoding zinc finger matrin-type protein 5, coding for RYFASDRLSSRKIHNRKKHLNGVQHLRAKKVWYDLFRAPGGRRNCSPCWLKLALAEPFRPGEQPGPPPGDPGNPPAWMGPRYGLQAGSQEGPGQRGLGSNCLLSSPHPEERLSREQEVVEVPEGGIEDWLEKRAQRRSSAQSSSVLPAKPAVFQYPPGWPPLQDLPPSLRAPPPGGWPPQPGAQWG